GTAGCATCTAGACTTAAAtgaaatgtcttcatcaaaccctctGTGTATGGCTCAGGGAGcaatgtggaagaggaggccgaaagattgtaagaggaggcagaaaggtgaGAGATGACTCAAAGGAAACAGTACTCTCCAGGCACAAAAGGACCAAGGGACATGTGGACATACAGAGATTGTTCTgctgcatttttaaaatcaaattgttTGCTTCAAAAATACCCTCACAAATAAAAGTATATCCTTCAGGCTCATTTAACCTTAGGAGTGTATAATGgcaatggatattttttttcatataccaAGGTCAAATACACATGTCTGAAACATGCCTGGATTCTTTTCTCCATGACGAATGGGATAGGATGAGATAATTGGAAAGCTATATCAAGTTTACTTAGGTATAGAGAAATCTTAGAATCTCAATGTCTTATCCTTTTTATCTTTGAGTTGAAGACCTCTCTGTCTACATTTAGGATGCATACAATAAGGATGAAGTATAACACATCGCAGAGTGTCAGTCCAGGTAAGACTCAAGTACTCACAATGATTTTTCCTATATCTGAAAATCCAAGGAGAATGTTTAATAAAAACGTCAGTATGATGGACTTCTGCAGTAAACAAGATACTATAAAATTGATTTAAGAATACAATGGAGAGTTTTCTTTATAGTAATAGTTATGTTCCCTTGCAGTAGAACAGTGTAGATTTGATTTCTTATGAAATGGTAAGTGACATTCACACTAAAGTTCAATGCCTGCAGAAAAGAAATGTCAAGATAAAGGTGAAGAACTTTGGAGTCAAGACATAACAGCTGCATAGATGAATTGGACTTTACTAATCCCTTAATGCAACTctatgtaataaatatatattcgAAGAGCCAAGGTTAAAAGTAAGTCAATGACAGTATCTTATTATGATTGGGCAGAAAACATAACATACAGAAGTTCAGCATTGATTTTGTTTCCTGATTCACAGAACCAAAGTATAATCAATACTATTTTGTCTTCTTCTCAATATTCAGTGTAATGAAAGCTTTAAGTGAAAACCAAGGACTGAACAAAACATTTCTAATACATTCAAGAAAGGCAGTGTAAGATGAACACAGGCAACTTTCTATACTCAGAAATTTGATTTAGCTTGAAAGAGAGTTTATTTCATGAAAACCGACACTTCATACTTCATGCACGTATGGACAGGGATAAACTCAATCTTCGGGCATGCATAACTCTGCAAAGGAATAATATTGCAGTAATATTATTTAACTTCAACTCAAAAATCCACATGACTAATTTTGTCATAAGCTTAGACATTGATCCTTTTGCTTGAATCTGCTGTTGTGCTCAGTGCAGCCAGGAATGCTCAGACACTGCATGGAGCATGGCAAGTTTAACATGTGCTATATACAGGAATGCTCATACAGAACACTGCACAGAGCATGGTGAGTATGCCCTGTGCTAGCataattgtttgtttggtttttttttatggttCACTTTTAACAAATGAACATAAGTCACTGCCCCAGATTCTAATAGAAATTTGTGCTCAATGGGAATGAAAGCTGAATTTCTCTCTACAACTATATTtgaaagagttttattttaacttaagtCACATGTTTTGCTGGTAGGAATCAAATTGTCACACTATCTACTCACTTAGGTCTATCTCAACTTTTAATGCATAGCTTAGAAGTTCCAAGTTCATCTTTTTTGGTTCTGGAAGGTGTCCTTGGGGAAGGGCTAAGGAGGGCGTCCTGACACTGCCCTCCAGTGATACCTCAGGGCTGACCAGTGAGTGCAGAATGTGTTCAGCAGTAACTTTATTACAACTACATGTAGAGGGGACCCTGTGGATTCTGCCCAGCTCAAACTGCAGGATGCTGATCTCAGTCTCAAGTGCTTAAGTGTTGCCAACTCATAGCTTTTTACTTTACTCCTTGAATTTCTTATCTTTTATTCTTATGTTGGGATTAAAACAACTAGAAATACATTGACTCTTAAGATACTACTTTTAAGGTTTGTCATACATAGTCAGAGAACAATTAATTTAATTACTTCCCATAAGAgcctcatttttttctataaactcCATTGCATCCCTTGTGaattataaaatgtttcaatttggctgagaaaaaaatcacttattcAGGTCATGCTGAGCTCTGGGCCTTTTTCTTCTCATACCGTGGGGTGTTTTGTATCTTGGCCCTCTAGTCATTTGCTCATACACATACAAGGAATTAGGATTCTGACAACTGAGATACTGTGTAGATTCCTCTTCTGGAACAGCCAGATTTCTCCATTCTTACATTCTCAATGTATAGGTCTTTTTTAAATTCTCAGCAGAGATAGTGATGACCATAGAAGTtttattctttctaatttttatcaACTCCAAGGAATTTATTAGTAGATGTGAGCTTTATTGACAGACTTCAATAGGCACACATTTCATTTGTAGAGTTAGGCAAATGTTTTGAATATGtatgttttgaattttgaaaaatatacatTGTTATCTAATAATTCTACAGCTGTGTATATATTTTCCTTGCCATTGCTAACAGCTACCTGGTAGATATTTGATAGATATTATCAAACAGCCACCACCATACTCTTTTAATGCTTTCACAAAAGGGAAGTCCTAAAATACTCCTGTAAGTGATGAAAAACTACaaccaaatatatttaaatatattttcaaggtaCAATGAAAGTAAGCAAATATAAATCATGTATAATTTATGGTAATTGGATATCTAGTAAAGATTATCTAACATTATAACAATTGTCTTTAAGGTTATACTGTATAAAGAAAACTGGAATATTTATCATGAAACAATATTTAGTGTAATGTATCTTTCTTGTAAAAGAGAAAATTGATAGAGtattaagttttaaatttatcttagctaaaacattttcttatacaGTTCTATAATAtacatgacattttatttgttctttaactttatataaatacaacacatATATGGGACTATATGAGTCTGAGTTGGTGCCTCTATGTATTTGAGATCATATAACATGTATCATTCTACATTACctcatttctttctaaaagacTTAAAGCTTCATCTCCATAGAAGTGTTTAAGTCCAAGTTCTGTGACAGTCCTACTACATTACAGTTTTAAGAAACATCTTAACAAACAGATCCAGCGCACTCATGATATTATTCTTTAGGTCACCTTCACTTTCAGTgctgtgaacatgcatacacattagTGATTTACATGTGTATTTGAGTGAATAGTGGAGATCACTCTAtatttattcactttatttttatgtgctgtGACATCCTATCATTGCACTTACTTCCTAAGGGATACCTGTTACCAATATTACTAACTGTAAATATTCCTGATGGTGGGAATTCTGTCTATATCACCAAGTATAATGACCTAGAAGGAaactgttgtttttttatttatttagggagaAATAATTTCAACTATTTTCAATAGTTTAattaacacacacatattaatGAGGTTGGATTCTTTCTATTGCAAAGTGTTCTTATTCTTAAAGATTTCAATATTGCTCTAGGATTAcctgagaaagggagagaaacacaGGTTTCTTTCTGTCTGGAAAATCCAGTATTCATGAGATATAGGCTAGTTTTCAACtgataagaaaataatacatagatattttcattttatgcttGACACTTTTGAAGCTAAATATTTAAGAGCCCATGAGGACTAATAGTCATGACCAAAATTGAACATCTAAATTCTAATCTTGAACTCAGAGCATAAATGCTCAGGGACTAAGCCACACTGCTAGTGTGGTACTTAAACGTTCTATGAAGTATTGTATTATTATATTTAcctattttataaaaacagaggGTGAATATCTGGCAGATTAAAAATTGACTTTTGCTTTTCAATTGCTTGGTTTGTGAATATGGACCTTATTCTTAGTTCTTCTGGGGATATTACAAGTAACCTGAATATGAAACAGAAATTAAGCTGTCCTCAGACTACTTTATTCTAAACAAgagacaaaaaaatcaataagaactCAACACTGTCTCTTTTACTTCAGCATTATTGTCATTCTCACTTTTAATGCTGCCACAACATAAGATTTCAGGAGAAACTTCAGATGCTCTTCAGTTATGTAATTTCTAGGGGAAAAAACAATAAGATCACACTTCTCTGTTTACATCAAAAATATGCCTTACTGAAAGAAAACATCTGGAAAATCCTCTCTTGAATTTGCTTCGTCTTCACTCCATAAATGATGGGGTTGAGGGTAGGAGGTACCACCACATAGAGATTAGCAAAGAGAATGTGCATGTGACGTGGTATGCTGTTGCCCCCAAAACGGTGAGCAAAAAAGGTAAAGAGAGAAGGTGTATAGAACAGAAGGATGACACAGACATGGGAGCCGCATGTACCCAGAGCCTTGAGTCGGGCATCTCGAGAAGGAATTCTAAATACTGAATGAAGTATAAGGGTGTAAGAGATGATGATAAGCACAATGTCCAAGCCTATGGAAAATAAAGGTACAGTCATTCCATAGTAAATATTGACTTTGATGTTGTCACAGGCCAACCTAGCAATGCCCATGTGTTCACAGTATGAGTGCCGAATGATGTTTCTCCCACAGTAGGTGAGCCGATAAACAAGAAAGAccaaggggaaacagatgaggaAGCTTCTAGTCACAGATGCCAGGCCCATTCTGCCAATGACTGACGGGGTTAAAATGGTGGTGTACCTTAGTGGAAAGCAGATGGCCACATAACGGTCAAATGCCATAGCCAGAAGTATGGCAGACTCTGTCACAAACATAAAGTGGAGAAAAAACATCTGAGACACACAGCTAGCAAAAGAAATGCCTCCAGCTCGAAACCAGAAGATAGCAAGAACCTTTGGTGTGGTCACTGTGGATAGAATGATATCAGCCAGGGCCAACATAGAGAGGAAAAGGTACATCGGTTCATAAAGACTGTGATCAGTGGAGATCAGGAATATTAATAGGGTATTGCCTGCAAGGGCCACTATATACATTAAACAAATGGGGATAGAGAGCCAAATGTGTGCATATTCTAGTCCTGGAATCCCAATCATGGTGTACCAGATGTCTCTGAGGTTGGTGTGATTTGAAGACATTGccatctcttctctgtcctcagaTACTGGAGCTTGGgactgaagaaaaatataaattacaaaaaatatGGTTATTTTTATTAGATTATCATGAAATATCACTTTGTAAAACTTATACATTAACAATGGGTTGACACATATGATTCAGTAATTGCTAGCCAGGTAAAGCTCattaacaggaaaataaaaacttaaaagggTTTGACAAAAatgatgattataatgaataGAAACAAACTTTAAATGTTTAGAAACCATGTTAAACTTATATGTTTAAGATCAAACATACAAATCCATGGATGGGTAAAAGGTTTTGCATACCATAGCTGGTTTTGTTCAGTTGTTCATTTCTTGATTCTTTATCAAAATACTCTTTACTGAAGTTCCAGAATTGTAGTGGTTTGGATACTTCTTATTGTCTTCCTAGAAACACAATACTGCTAAGGTCCATGCTAACTGTCATCTCTGCACTCTAATGTAAACACTGCCATAAAGTTATTGTGTTTTTCCTTATTCTAGCAAcgcatttttagaaaataatagaaatagataaaatcttcactttgcacagccttgtaTTTACTAAGTGTAAACCTGGAACTATCTTCTTGTTTTACATGATCACAGTCCACATTTGTTTTAGCTTAAACAACACTATGCAGCATGAGCATTTCTTTAGAACTAGTTCAGTTTatgctattttcttattttctaagtaCCACTTTCCTCCCCCAATGTCCCATCTACACTGATTCTTTTTCTCCCATTAAATCTCCCAAATTGTGTTTAAATattagtattttcttctttatttctatttctgatgaAAGATAAAGAAGGGATTTTTGTGTTAGGTAAATCAGTCATGAAAGAAAGGCTATAAATTATCTTGACATAAGCCATCTGTAAAAAGTAGTAATACCATTAACCAATATAAGAAGTGAAGTGAGAATTTCAGGAATTATAAAGATaaacataaatgtatttttattgagaaatagcagagaaatattttgtttctaaaaagaaataaGTGGATGAATTCAGAAGGCTGTTTTAAACATTCATAATGCCCTGGAAAGAGAAGCCTCCCTTAATTATATTTACCTCTGGTTTCCCCGATGCCATTACTATTGTGCTTTCCTAATATATTCTCACAGTTCTGCCTTGTAGTGTTTCTGCTCGTACTTTTGTTATTACATTGCTATCATCATCATTGCCATCATAATCTATCATTATTAGATTTATCTTTCAAATTattgtatcaaaaataaaatgagaggaaaataatAAACCATGGCCAGTGTTTATAAAACTTTCAAAGGATTAATAATGGTCAAGTTCCGTTGCACTGCAAAGTGTTGGAAATATTGAATACATGACAATAAGTCACCATGACTGGTGGTAGTGAGAAGATAATcatttaaataaagacaaaatataacATGAAGGATTAAGGATTGTTGggaacttttcttttaaatgcaaaAGAGATGAAGCTCTCAGATTGGTCTATGTCAGAAGAATTAGGTGATGAAGAATTTGAAGGAAGGATCTTAacagactttttttaaattaaaagtatacCATTATGAAAAACAGTTCAATAAATGTGGGTAACCTGCTTCCTtaactaaaacaaaatgaaacacagggAACTGGTTAAGGTGCATGTACGAGATTTTTTGAAATACTACATTTGAAACAtctttgtaataaaataaaagtcagtaCTTATTTGTTCTAATCCTCACATGAAAAATAGCTGAAAATTGTCCACCACAAGTTCCAGCTATACTACTTTTGGGCACATATCCAACAAATTCTGCATCTTATTACAAGATAtttgttcatccatgttcattgctgttctattcatgaTAGCCAGATTACAAATagtctagatgtccctcaactgataaatagataatgaaaattacTACATTTACATAGCATTATATTATTATTCAGCtgcttagaaaaatgaaatttccaagTAAATGGATAAAGCTAGAATCACTTATCCCGAGGGACATAACTCAGACTGcaaaagacaaacattgcatgttttctcttatatgtggatattatctttttaaatctttagatatgtgtgttttattAGAATAACAGAGACTTTAGATCATTAGTAAGGGATGAGGGTGTAGGAGGGAATCTTCCATGGAAGGGAAAATACAACAATGTCCTTTTTATAACAAAGAAACTACATTAGGAGAATTAAGTAGAGAGGAGGATGTCAGTACAGGGTAAAGGAGAGAATATGGGGAAAGACAACTGACACTAAAGGCATCTAGAAAAGACATAGTCATATTACTGTAGAGACTTcctaaaatgcatacatatatgaaagaaatttaaacaaaatcatcATATAATGGGGTAGACAGTGCCCCAACAAGACATCTTATGACACCAAGTAGGACTCCAGTGACAGAATGGGCTACATCTTATTGATCTGTTGCCAAAGAGGTCTGATAAACTAACCCCTAACTCTCACAGGCTATTACCAAGGCTGTTGATCATCCTTTATAACCTAACAGCAATACCTTTTTGCTGAAAACACGCTCACTTATGTCATCTAACATAGAGAAATTAAGCTGGTGTCCAGCTGGAAGcatcacccctactgactagtttTCATGCTGCTGATAATACTATGCATGCTACTATAGTTATAAAGCTAATCATGAATAGCACCCAGCTAGAATATCCTATGACCAgcaacagtgacctgcctgcaagatatactggtgcgATAGTGGCACacatgttatgggagtaaccaaactTATTTGATTGGATTAAGGCACACTCCATGAGATGGGACCCATATTTGACATTTTTGAAGTATCCAAGAAATTGAAACTAGATAGGTTATGGACCCTAGGGGAAAATGTACtgctattattctgttaaagtaacatggcaataaaatgactcttaatgacatgtTGCTATATCCGTAGATCAgtacatcagagaagcttcttttttcagttgatgataattaacacagagacccacaactgaacaatgtTCTGAGTGTAAGAAACTTTGAGTACTCAGGCCTAAATAATATGCCTTTATAAAACCGTCCCTTCAAGGCTCATGAGTCTATGAGAAAGAGAAGTTGTAAAGATTGTAAGAACTAGAGGTtgtggatgactccaagaaaactgtatcttccagatacaacaggactgatggcacatatgaactcatagagactatgATAAGATGCACAAACATGTATGGgttcaaatcagagaaaataccaGAACTTAGAAATGGACACAAAGTTCTAGGCataaccaagaaactatttggCATTTATCTGCTGTGAatggggaaatcagttttctccaaaagAGTGACACTAGGTATGTCAACCATACTTTAGGGCAGGACTCTTTCTAGAAGTtggccaatacaaaacaaactaCATGTATTTCTGGATGTGCTTTCAGTTTAGTTAGTTTtggacttcattttctttaggtgtgtgtttgtgttttttttaaccttaatgtatttgtttgattttcatgttgtgttttgtttttgagagagagagagagagagagagagagagagagagagagagagagagagagagagagaatgtgaattTTGATGGATAGAGAAATGGAAAGGATCTAGGAATAGTTTGGGGAGGGTAAAGAATAAAGTAGTTTATAAACTACTATAAAATATATCACATAAAAGttttacatacataaataaaaaccaaataatccaattattCTAAAAGAGACCTAGTTGAGAAAAAAGTGTTGTGTAGTACAAACAATTATCCATTAGAAATGAGGGAACTACGAGATGATaaaaaagatagttttttttttttctgaaatggtaACTTGGTATGTAACCAATAATCCAGGACCAACGACCAACCCAGCAGATAGACAGAATTTTACCACAGGAAGAGTACAGTTATCTAGCAGAATAAGGATATGTGGGCAGATGAGCCAATGATTCTTCAAGATGGTAGTAATGCCAGAAGTCAAATGAAAATGTATCTTTGGTTAAGAAAACATTTTGCCCTATGGATTTGATACTGGTTAGGTAAGGGGTTCTGTTCTCACCTCTGTTTACTCTCATTTATAGTCAAACCTCCTTCTTCAGAGCTTCAGCTCTTGTCCTCACTCCAGTAATTTCCTCTTAAATGTTCTAGGAACCCTACATTTAAATGAATGTGTGTTAAAATGCTACAATGACACTATTATTGGGTTTGTAGGAATGAATTGATCCTGGAGGGTATCTTAGATACTGTTAATTAAATTGGATGCTGATGTAATTAGCAGAGATAACATGATTCTCAGAGTTCTTACTTCAGGCTCTATTTCTCAACTCCAGTCATTtcatgctgatctgagtgacaTCCGGAATCCCTATGACTCTATGGTAATTTACATCACTTCTCCTCCTCTCTAGGTTACTGCTTCACTCACTCAAAGTAACAGCCTACTGCAACTTTGAGAGGAAAGGTCATCGATAATCATAAGAAACTCATTTTATGAACTACTCACCCACCTCATAGTGAAAGCCACATCCATCTATCACTCTTgatcttctatttttttaagaatgaaatttTGCACTTAAATTTTCTCCTCCTATGTTATGTTATTGCTAATTACACTTCTATGCCAGTTGCTTTGATTTCATGTCATATTATATCTTTCCAACTATCATCACAATTCTATGCTGCTTTAAAATGAATACAATGTGCCAAAAACAAGTGAATAAAGGCAAAACAAATCAACACAATGAATAAAAACCATCATGAAAGTCTCTTGGAAATTCAGCTCTTCCTGTCTGGAGAATCAGGCTTTCTCACTTCACCAGAACTCCTTTtgtgccttttgtttttatttttgttgaaggGGGAAGATAAcccatttccttttaaatttcaaaagaatCTGAAGTTTTAAATCAAGAAActgaatgtaataaataaaatcaaagtctTGTAGAATCAGATACCTCTCTTTATTTACACCAAACCCAGACTATAATTGACTATGGTTGAAGTGGAAGGCTCCTACTTTTTCTCTCCCCGTTTTCCCATTTTGGAAACAACTCATCATTACAGTCTTGGAGATCTTTCTGTTATGGATATTTTATGTTACAAAAAACcatatttcaatgaaaatttcATTTGATTGAAAGAACAGAGTCTGGCCAGGTGTTCCGTCATCACTATCTATACTAGATATCATTTCATGAGGGTGAGACATGCTCCCATTCCTTACACTGGTGCAGCTAAAGGAACTTTCTTGAAGAAATGCCATAGCATGAGCAGGCACGACTGAAAAAAAAGTGCCATTTCTTTTCTTAGGAATCAGGAGTGTATTTAACTTGAAACTTGACACAAAGAAGTCATCATCAACTCTCTAATGTGATATTGTAGATGTGCTTACCTTTGTTTTAACTTGGCAACTGTTCTCTCTGATGCTATGTGAGATAGGTTGTTTTTCCTGGATTTAGGTACATGAACTCATCCAGATACAGGTTATATAGCACTGTTATTCCCAATAAGCATGCCCTCAGTAGAATTGTGGTATCTAGGAAAATTACCATGGTCTTATGAACTCTGGATCCTTAATTAAGCCTAAATACCTAACCAACCatacaaaaaccaaaatccaaacaaacaaaaacacaaaaaagaaagactaaATGGTGGATTAGTTTTATAAAAAGACTATTATTCAGATGTAGTTTTCAGGAATTAACACAAAAATCCTACCTGCACTAGCAAGCCACAATGTGACTATTATTACAGAATGACCTAGAAACAGGTTAATCTAAAGTATGTTCTTGTAATATTCATTGTGAATGAACAGAGGAAAGCTAGTCAAGGATTGTTATTTCCTAAGTATTTCTCTTTTCTAGGATCTTTTAAAAATCTCACCTGTGATGTTTCTGCAAACTATTGTGTGTCTTGtaagttataaaatatttcaatttggtTGAGAAAACTCACTTATCCAGGTCTTATAGAGCtggacatttttcttcttaaactgtGGAATGGTAGATATTTTATTTGCAGGTAATTTTCTTATACACACGCAAGAAATTGGTATCCTAAAAAACAGCACAATGTAGTGTAGATTCCTTTTTTTGAACAACTCCCTCTCCCATTCTTAGAATAGTTATTTGTCTTCTTAGATCTTCAGCAATGATACTGGTGGGCAGAGATTATTGTTTCTAAAACTAACCAATTTCAGACTTTATTCCCAGCCTCTAAAAGGTAAAATCTAGGAAGTGCTTTCATCCAGACACTtaggaaagtattttttttttaattttttttctattcattttacatgccaaccacagttccccttcctGCTGCCCCCCACTTCTCCCAATCCACTCCCATCCACACCttagaaagggtaaggcctcccatggggagtcaacaaggccTGGcacattcacttgaggcaggacTAACTCCCCTGCGCCCccacctgcatcaaggctgaggaaggcatcccaccatatggAATGGGCTTCAAAAGCCAGCtaatgcaccaaggatagatcctggtcccattgtcaggggctccacaaacagaccaggctacaAAACTGTCACCTACTTGCAGAAGTCCTAGTTAGGTCCCATACAggatccccagctgtcagtctagagtccaaTAGTATTTTGGATGCATAAATCTTGAATTTTGAAAAAACAGTTGTTAAATAAGAATTAAGAATTctgtagaaatatatacattttcttttctcatcattGACAACAACATCACACTAAGTATGGCTCAAAGGGGCATTCTCTGTCTATTTTTCACAAAAATCAGAAGTCCTAAATTATCATCTTTTCAATGAGGAACAATtccaattaaataattaaaacataatttttgtaTACAAAAACCCCAGCAAATAAAAATCTTCAATGATTTATTAGGTGATTAGATATTTGACAAGAATGAGACGTATGACAATAAGTGTAGGTAAGATTCTAATATATGAAGGAAAACAACAGGAATATCTACAGACTAGTGGGATAAGGTAATATTAACACTATGTATCTATTATGTGAAGGAGAGAATTTATAGAGCTTAAACTTGTTTTTCACTAAAATATtcccttaaaaattttaaattagcaaTGAAAATGTACTTATTCTTCCTTATTTTATGCAAATAAGATAAACATTGTTTcagatgtatatatacattcCTACATATACCTTATTTTAtctccattttcttgtttttctggaaataaaatattatttttatgtatttatatattatttttatgtaatgtaataattttatttccttgtgcACACTTTGCTGTAATTTATATTGTAACGGTTTTACTATGCTATAGTTGGATTGTATTTTAACAAATTCAGCatgaacatttatatttttagttcatatttattttcaatgcTGTGAACATGTACACATGGGCTATGAATTTGCTAATGTATTTATACAAGTGAATACATAAGACTCCTCTGTGTTCAattacttatcatttttaaatgttctctaATATCCCATCATACTTTATGTCTGATATATACTTGTTATTTTTAGTACTAATTGTAATTATTACCTTATGAAAATTCTGAAGTTTACAGTGCCTTCTTCACATAATGGCCAAGATGGATAGCTGCCACCTTCACATTTATTCACAGAGAAAATTAGGGACATTCTATTTCAACTGTTGTAATTAATACCTGTCCTAATGTGGTTAAGATCTCCCTCTCTTAGTCCTTGTCCTGTACATACAGTGAAGATTCTTAGCATTTGCGTGCTCCAGGATTATCTTATGTGAaagaataaatgcaataaaaggAATTAAATTTCTAGGATTATCA
The sequence above is drawn from the Peromyscus leucopus breed LL Stock chromosome 1, UCI_PerLeu_2.1, whole genome shotgun sequence genome and encodes:
- the LOC114706674 gene encoding olfactory receptor 52Z1-like, with the translated sequence MAMSSNHTNLRDIWYTMIGIPGLEYAHIWLSIPICLMYIVALAGNTLLIFLISTDHSLYEPMYLFLSMLALADIILSTVTTPKVLAIFWFRAGGISFASCVSQMFFLHFMFVTESAILLAMAFDRYVAICFPLRYTTILTPSVIGRMGLASVTRSFLICFPLVFLVYRLTYCGRNIIRHSYCEHMGIARLACDNIKVNIYYGMTVPLFSIGLDIVLIIISYTLILHSVFRIPSRDARLKALGTCGSHVCVILLFYTPSLFTFFAHRFGGNSIPRHMHILFANLYVVVPPTLNPIIYGVKTKQIQERIFQMFSFSKAYF